A window of Vibrio ishigakensis contains these coding sequences:
- the trxA gene encoding thioredoxin TrxA, which produces MSDTILQLSDDGFESDVIKATGPVLVDFWAEWCGPCKMIAPILDEIAGEYEGKLTIGKLNIDHNPATPPKFGIRGIPTLLLFKNGEVAATKVGALSKTQLKEFLDANL; this is translated from the coding sequence ATGAGCGATACGATTTTGCAACTTTCTGACGATGGTTTTGAAAGTGATGTAATCAAAGCTACGGGCCCGGTTCTTGTGGACTTTTGGGCAGAATGGTGTGGTCCTTGTAAGATGATTGCGCCAATCCTAGATGAGATTGCCGGCGAATATGAAGGCAAGTTGACTATCGGTAAGTTGAATATCGACCACAACCCAGCGACACCACCAAAATTTGGTATCCGTGGTATCCCGACTTTGCTGTTGTTCAAAAATGGTGAAGTTGCGGCAACGAAAGTTGGTGCTCTTTCCAAGACTCAACTAAAAGAGTTTCTAGACGCAAATCTTTAA
- the gppA gene encoding guanosine-5'-triphosphate,3'-diphosphate diphosphatase, which translates to MSDSSPLYAAIDLGSNSFHMLVVKHVHGSIRTMAKIKRKVRLAAGLDNNNALSMEAMQRGWDCLALFAERLQDIPAENIRIVGTATLRVATNIDVFLAQANQILGKDIQVISGEEEAATIYRGVAHTSGGKGKRLVVDIGGASTELIIGQGFDAKVLNSLSMGCVTWLERHFADRQLTPENFEQAIEAAKQVLSPVLKQYQDLGWDMCVGASGTVQALQEIMLAQGMDEVITHSKLKRLQKQAMRTHVLEELEIEGLTLERALVFPSGLSILLAIFELLEIDEMTLAGGALREGMAYQMISELHQEDIRARTVDSLQQRFQLDKNYADQVSETATSLAKQCGDDFISEPTAIILLQTAAELHELGLTIDYKKAGTHNAYLIRSLDLPGFTRAQKNLLAEVTLRYKEALTPLPEQYAVSRQSAENILRLLRLAVLITHRRDSSLQPNISVECEGKALVLTLDKAWGEQNPLTTAELEIEANRQSDVGWPLSIQYK; encoded by the coding sequence ATGAGTGATTCATCTCCTTTGTATGCGGCGATCGACCTAGGCTCTAATAGCTTTCACATGTTGGTCGTTAAGCATGTGCATGGAAGCATCCGAACCATGGCTAAGATTAAGCGCAAGGTGCGTTTAGCGGCTGGTTTGGATAACAACAACGCATTAAGCATGGAAGCGATGCAAAGGGGATGGGATTGTCTCGCCTTGTTTGCCGAACGCTTACAAGATATTCCCGCTGAAAATATTCGTATTGTTGGTACTGCGACCTTGAGAGTTGCTACCAACATCGATGTATTTTTGGCACAGGCGAACCAGATACTGGGCAAAGACATCCAGGTCATCTCTGGTGAAGAAGAAGCCGCTACTATCTACCGTGGTGTCGCACACACCTCGGGTGGTAAAGGTAAGCGCCTTGTAGTGGATATCGGTGGCGCTAGCACCGAACTCATCATAGGCCAAGGCTTCGATGCTAAGGTGCTTAATAGCCTATCTATGGGTTGTGTTACCTGGCTAGAGCGACACTTTGCCGACCGCCAGTTAACACCAGAAAACTTTGAGCAAGCGATCGAAGCGGCTAAGCAAGTATTATCTCCTGTTTTGAAACAGTACCAAGACCTCGGCTGGGACATGTGTGTCGGTGCCAGCGGAACGGTTCAGGCTCTACAAGAGATAATGCTAGCGCAAGGTATGGACGAAGTAATTACTCACTCCAAACTTAAGCGCCTGCAGAAACAAGCCATGCGTACTCATGTTCTAGAAGAGCTAGAGATTGAAGGTTTAACCCTAGAGCGTGCCCTAGTCTTCCCTAGTGGTTTATCTATCCTTCTCGCTATCTTTGAGCTTCTAGAAATTGATGAGATGACGCTTGCCGGTGGTGCTTTGCGTGAAGGCATGGCCTATCAAATGATCAGTGAACTGCACCAAGAAGATATTCGTGCGCGCACTGTCGATAGCCTGCAGCAGCGATTCCAGCTGGATAAGAACTATGCGGATCAGGTCTCAGAGACAGCGACTTCTCTTGCAAAGCAGTGTGGTGACGATTTTATCTCTGAACCTACCGCAATTATCCTGCTTCAGACAGCCGCAGAACTTCACGAGCTCGGTTTGACCATAGACTACAAGAAAGCAGGCACTCACAACGCCTATTTGATTCGCAGTCTGGATTTGCCTGGGTTTACACGAGCACAAAAGAACCTGCTAGCAGAGGTAACTCTGCGCTATAAAGAGGCCCTAACTCCTCTACCTGAGCAGTATGCGGTAAGCCGTCAAAGTGCGGAGAATATCTTAAGGCTCTTGAGACTCGCAGTGCTTATTACCCATCGTCGTGATAGCAGTCTGCAACCAAATATCTCGGTAGAGTGCGAGGGTAAAGCCCTTGTGCTGACCCTAGACAAGGCATGGGGAGAACAGAATCCCCTCACCACTGCCGAGCTTGAGATAGAGGCGAACCGCCAAAGTGATGTGGGCTGGCCACTGTCCATCCAATATAAATAA
- the rhlB gene encoding ATP-dependent RNA helicase RhlB — MKKTHITEQKFADFDLHPQVIAGLDAKGFEYCTPIQALALPVVLTGQDIAGQAQTGTGKTLAFLTATFDYLMKNPADEGRKPNQPRAIIMAPTRELAIQIHRDAESLIASTGLKAALAYGGESYDKQLAEIQNGVDVLIGTTGRIIDFYKQRVFNLHYIQAVVLDEADRMFDLGFIKDIRFLFRRMPEPSDRLNMLFSATLSYRVQELAFEHMSTPEHVVVEPEQKTGQRIQEELFHPSNEDKMALLLTLIEEEWPDKAIIFANTKYKCESVWGHLAADGHRVGLLTGDIPQKKRERILEQFTKGDLDILVATDVAARGLHIPQVTHVFNYDLPDDREDYVHRIGRTGRAGASGHSISFACEDYAINLPSIEEYIGHAIPTSEYDTEALLELPKPLRLKSSTRRPSSGPQGGRNNSGPNKRRRTNRPRHQQGNS, encoded by the coding sequence ATGAAAAAGACACACATCACAGAGCAAAAGTTCGCCGACTTTGACCTGCACCCTCAGGTGATTGCAGGATTAGATGCAAAAGGATTTGAGTATTGTACTCCGATTCAAGCGTTGGCGTTGCCAGTTGTGCTCACTGGCCAAGATATCGCAGGACAAGCCCAAACGGGCACAGGCAAGACACTAGCCTTCCTGACTGCGACCTTTGACTACCTCATGAAAAACCCTGCTGATGAAGGCCGTAAGCCTAACCAGCCGCGTGCCATTATCATGGCGCCAACTCGTGAGCTAGCTATCCAAATTCATCGCGATGCCGAATCATTAATTGCTTCTACTGGCCTGAAAGCGGCCCTTGCTTATGGTGGTGAGAGCTATGACAAGCAGCTTGCTGAGATCCAAAACGGTGTGGACGTACTGATCGGTACCACAGGCCGTATCATAGATTTCTATAAGCAACGCGTATTTAACCTTCACTACATCCAAGCAGTCGTTTTGGATGAAGCCGACCGCATGTTCGACCTTGGCTTTATCAAAGACATCCGCTTCTTGTTCCGTCGTATGCCAGAGCCTAGTGATCGTCTGAACATGCTGTTCTCTGCAACTCTTTCTTATCGAGTTCAAGAACTAGCATTCGAGCATATGAGCACTCCTGAGCACGTGGTAGTAGAGCCGGAACAAAAAACCGGTCAGCGTATCCAAGAAGAGCTATTCCACCCTTCGAACGAAGACAAGATGGCACTTCTATTGACCCTTATTGAAGAAGAGTGGCCAGACAAAGCCATCATCTTTGCTAACACCAAATACAAATGTGAGTCTGTTTGGGGTCACCTAGCTGCAGACGGTCACCGTGTTGGTCTGCTTACTGGTGATATTCCTCAGAAGAAGCGTGAGCGTATCTTGGAGCAATTCACTAAGGGTGACCTTGATATCTTGGTTGCTACCGACGTTGCCGCTCGTGGTCTGCACATCCCGCAGGTAACTCACGTATTTAACTACGACCTTCCGGACGACAGAGAAGACTATGTACACCGCATTGGTCGTACCGGTCGTGCTGGTGCAAGTGGTCATTCGATCAGCTTTGCTTGCGAAGACTATGCGATCAACCTGCCTTCGATCGAAGAGTATATTGGTCACGCTATTCCGACTTCAGAATACGACACAGAGGCCCTACTTGAGCTTCCTAAACCATTGCGCCTGAAGAGCAGCACACGCCGCCCTTCTTCTGGGCCGCAAGGTGGTCGCAACAATTCAGGACCAAATAAGCGTCGTCGCACCAATCGACCTCGTCACCAACAAGGAAATAGCTAG
- the rho gene encoding transcription termination factor Rho: protein MNLTELKNKPVSELVKLGESLGLENLARLRKQDIIFATLKAHAKSGEDIFGDGVLEILQDGFGFLRSADSSYLAGPDDIYVSPSQIRRFNLRTGDSIAGKIRPPKDGERYFALLKVNTVNADKPDNARNKILFENLTPLHANERMVMEVGNGSTEDITARVLDLASPIGKGQRGLIVAPPKAGKTMLLQNIAQSITKNHPECELMVLLIDERPEEVTEMQRLVNGEVVASTFDEPASRHVQVAEMVIEKAKRLVEHKKDVIILLDSITRLARAYNTVIPSSGKVLTGGVDANALHRPKRFFGAARNVEEGGSLTILATALVDTGSKMDEVIYEEFKGTGNMEIHLNRKIAEKRVFPAIDFNRSGTRREELLTKADELQKMWILRKIVHPMSEIDAMEFLIDKLAMTKTNNEFFDAMRRQ from the coding sequence ATGAATCTAACTGAGCTTAAAAATAAGCCAGTATCTGAGTTGGTTAAGCTGGGTGAAAGCCTTGGCCTTGAAAACCTTGCTCGTTTAAGAAAGCAAGACATCATCTTCGCAACACTTAAAGCCCACGCTAAAAGTGGTGAAGATATCTTTGGTGATGGTGTCCTTGAAATCCTACAAGATGGTTTCGGATTCCTTCGCTCTGCAGACAGTTCTTATCTTGCTGGCCCAGATGATATCTATGTATCTCCAAGCCAAATCCGTCGCTTTAACCTGCGCACGGGTGACAGCATTGCTGGCAAGATCCGCCCACCTAAAGACGGTGAGCGCTACTTTGCGCTATTGAAGGTAAACACGGTTAACGCCGACAAGCCTGATAACGCACGTAACAAGATCCTATTTGAAAACCTGACTCCGCTGCACGCTAACGAGCGTATGGTTATGGAAGTAGGTAATGGTTCTACTGAAGACATTACAGCACGTGTACTAGACCTAGCATCGCCAATTGGTAAAGGTCAGCGTGGCCTAATCGTTGCTCCGCCAAAAGCGGGTAAGACAATGCTTCTACAGAACATTGCTCAAAGCATCACTAAAAACCACCCTGAATGTGAATTGATGGTTCTACTTATCGATGAACGTCCGGAAGAGGTTACTGAGATGCAGCGCCTAGTAAATGGTGAAGTTGTAGCGTCGACCTTTGACGAACCAGCATCTCGTCACGTTCAGGTTGCTGAGATGGTTATCGAAAAGGCGAAGCGTCTTGTTGAACACAAGAAAGACGTGATTATCCTGCTTGATTCTATTACTCGTCTGGCGCGTGCCTACAACACAGTAATCCCATCTTCAGGTAAAGTTCTTACTGGTGGTGTGGATGCGAACGCATTGCATCGTCCGAAGCGCTTCTTCGGTGCAGCACGTAACGTAGAAGAAGGCGGTAGCCTGACCATCCTAGCAACAGCACTTGTAGATACTGGTTCTAAGATGGACGAAGTAATTTACGAAGAGTTCAAGGGTACAGGTAACATGGAAATCCACCTGAATCGCAAGATTGCGGAGAAGCGTGTATTCCCAGCTATCGACTTCAACCGTTCTGGCACTCGTCGCGAAGAGCTACTTACCAAGGCAGATGAGCTTCAGAAGATGTGGATTCTACGCAAGATTGTTCACCCTATGAGTGAGATCGACGCGATGGAGTTCCTTATCGACAAGCTAGCAATGACTAAAACTAACA
- a CDS encoding glycosyl transferase family protein: MSIILECIRCVGRGERGRRPLDYDQAFTVMDQFLEGEIDDDQMAMLLMLIRVNNETPAEIAGFTTALRNKIPTLKADVDWPVYAGKKSKLNGKDQEQNLPWSLLAAWILAKQGHRVLIHGHLDIGSPRIHTRDYLNHLGIQTAESAEQASEILDQDGIAYLPLSNFAPMAEKMLDWKKRYGLRTPINTVVRGLNPGRAPFGVRGSFHPGFQELHAHIEEKIGTDKCSVVSFKGVSGESEYNPKVSQTVWTHDEHGLRSHYWVESFNPSIVTPKKCPLGTPEDDMVLMANHVVASLSAVLFSKLKDKHTADQEAYRLWSEYCS; encoded by the coding sequence ATGAGCATTATATTAGAATGTATTCGCTGCGTAGGCCGTGGCGAGCGAGGCCGAAGGCCTCTCGACTATGACCAAGCCTTTACCGTTATGGATCAGTTCCTTGAAGGCGAGATCGATGACGATCAGATGGCAATGCTACTGATGTTAATTCGTGTGAATAACGAAACCCCTGCCGAGATTGCAGGCTTCACAACGGCTCTGCGCAACAAAATCCCAACCCTAAAAGCAGATGTCGACTGGCCGGTTTATGCCGGTAAAAAGAGCAAGCTAAACGGTAAAGACCAAGAGCAAAACCTGCCTTGGTCACTGCTGGCCGCTTGGATTTTGGCAAAGCAAGGACACAGGGTTCTTATCCATGGTCATCTAGATATCGGCTCACCACGAATCCATACTCGAGATTATCTGAATCACCTAGGTATCCAAACGGCAGAAAGTGCTGAACAAGCGAGTGAGATTCTGGATCAAGACGGCATTGCCTACCTACCCCTATCTAACTTTGCCCCTATGGCGGAAAAGATGTTGGATTGGAAGAAGCGCTATGGTCTTCGCACGCCAATTAATACCGTGGTACGCGGATTAAACCCCGGACGCGCACCCTTTGGCGTTCGAGGTAGCTTTCACCCAGGATTCCAAGAGCTTCACGCTCATATAGAAGAGAAGATAGGCACCGACAAGTGCTCTGTGGTTTCCTTCAAGGGAGTATCAGGTGAGTCCGAATACAACCCTAAGGTAAGCCAAACAGTATGGACCCATGATGAGCATGGCCTTCGCTCTCACTACTGGGTTGAGAGTTTTAACCCTAGCATTGTCACACCAAAGAAATGCCCTCTTGGGACCCCGGAGGATGATATGGTGCTGATGGCAAACCATGTGGTGGCTTCCCTATCAGCGGTACTGTTCAGCAAACTCAAGGACAAGCACACAGCCGATCAAGAAGCGTATCGTTTATGGAGCGAGTACTGTTCTTAG